A region from the Arvicola amphibius chromosome 12, mArvAmp1.2, whole genome shotgun sequence genome encodes:
- the Tmem37 gene encoding voltage-dependent calcium channel gamma-like subunit, whose product MTAIGAQTQRLLGPKRPHRSFFESFIRTLIIACTALAVVLSSVSVCDGHWLLVEDQLFGLWYFCTISNHSGPHCLRDLNQAHVPGLAVGMGLARTVAAMAVVAAIFGLELLMVSQVCEDVRSRRKWAVGSYLLLIAFVLSSGGLLTFIILLKSQITFMGFTLMFWCGFTASFLFFLNATSGLHINSLTEPWDQLRKV is encoded by the coding sequence ACCCAGAGGCTGCTGGGCCCTAAGAGGCCCCACCGGTCCTTCTTTGAGTCCTTCATCCGGACACTCATCATCGCGTGCACGGCCCTGGCTGTGGTCCTCTCTTCAGTGTCTGTCTGCGACGGCCACTGGCTCCTGGTGGAGGACCAGCTCTTTGGGCTGTGGTACTTCTGCACCATCAGTAACCACAGCGGTCCACACTGCCTGAGAGACCTGAACCAGGCTCATGTGCCCGGGCTGGCAGTGGGCATGGGTCTAGCACGCACTGTGGCTGccatggctgtggtggctgcCATCTTTGGCTTGGAGCTGCTCATGGTGTCCCAGGTGTGTGAGGATGTCCGCTCACGGCGCAAGTGGGCCGTCGGTTCCTACCTCCTGCTGATCGCCTTCGTCCTCTCCTCTGGGGGCCTCCTCACCTTCATCATTCTCCTCAAGAGTCAGATCACCTTCATGGGCTTCACCCTGATGTTTTGGTGTGGGTTCAccgcctccttcctcttcttcctcaatgCCACCAGCGGCCTTCATATTAACAGCCTCACGGAGCCCTGGGACCAGCTAAGAAAAGTCTAA